A stretch of Aphelocoma coerulescens isolate FSJ_1873_10779 chromosome 1A, UR_Acoe_1.0, whole genome shotgun sequence DNA encodes these proteins:
- the LOC138104204 gene encoding single-stranded DNA-binding protein, mitochondrial isoform X4 → MWRRPAWQVLRQFVRHDSDMASSLVLERSMNRVQLLGRVGQDPIMRQVEGKNPVTIFSLATNEMWRTGEGEVSQGGDISQKTTWHRISVFRPGLRDVTYQYVRKGSRIFVEGKIDYGEYTDKNNVRRQATTIIADNVIFLSDGSVRDKV, encoded by the exons ATGTGGCGGCGACCGGCGTGGCAG GTGCTGCGCCAGTTTGTAAGACATGACTCTGATATGGCTTCCTCATTGGTACTTGAAAGGT CCATGAATCGTGTTCAGCTGCTTGGTCGGGTTGGACAGGACCCTATCATGAGGCAAgtggaaggaaaaaatcctgTTACCATATTTTCCCTGGCAACCAATGAGATGTGGCGGACAGGAGAAGGTGAAGTGAGCCAGGGAG GTGACATCAGTCAGAAGACGACATGGCACAGGATCTCTGTCTTCAGACCAGGCCTCAGGGATGTCACATATCAGTATGTGAGGAAGGG ctctcGAATCTTTGTTGAAGGGAAGATAGATTATGGTGAATATACAGATAAGAACAATGTGAGGCGACAGGCCACAACAATTATAGCAG ataATGTGATTTTTCTGAGTGATGGCTCAGTGAGAGACAAGGTGTGA